A genomic region of Gemmata massiliana contains the following coding sequences:
- a CDS encoding alpha/beta fold hydrolase produces MPVCTLPGGQTIGYDDAGSGPPLVLVHAFPLDRTMWAPQVAALAASARVLTLDVPGFGESPAALELTIDGVAKTVSDFLAALNIPKAIVGGLSMGGYVALAFARNFADKLNGLILADTRAGVDDTNARANRTKSIALVNEKGSAALFESMVPKVLSDSTREVKPEVVERAKSIAARQPASSVAAALAALRDRPDANSGLKAIAVPTLILVGEFDAVTPPLSSANLAAQIRGSKLVHIPGAGHLSNIENPDAFNNAVRVFLGERPV; encoded by the coding sequence ATGCCTGTTTGTACGTTACCCGGTGGCCAGACGATCGGTTACGACGACGCGGGGAGCGGTCCGCCGCTCGTGCTGGTACATGCGTTCCCACTCGATCGGACCATGTGGGCGCCGCAAGTGGCGGCCCTTGCCGCTAGCGCCCGCGTGCTCACGCTCGATGTCCCCGGCTTCGGCGAATCGCCTGCCGCGCTCGAACTCACAATCGACGGCGTTGCGAAGACCGTGAGCGACTTTCTCGCGGCCCTCAACATTCCGAAGGCGATCGTCGGCGGGCTGTCGATGGGCGGTTACGTCGCGCTCGCGTTCGCCCGCAACTTCGCAGACAAGCTCAACGGGCTGATTCTCGCGGATACCCGCGCCGGTGTGGACGACACGAACGCGCGGGCGAACCGCACGAAGTCCATCGCGCTCGTGAACGAAAAAGGGAGCGCGGCGCTGTTCGAGTCGATGGTACCGAAGGTGCTGAGCGATTCGACGCGCGAGGTGAAGCCCGAAGTGGTCGAGCGCGCGAAATCGATCGCCGCGCGCCAACCGGCTTCGAGTGTGGCGGCGGCCCTCGCCGCACTCCGCGACCGCCCGGACGCGAATTCGGGCCTGAAGGCCATCGCGGTCCCGACACTCATTCTCGTCGGCGAGTTCGACGCCGTGACCCCGCCGCTCTCGTCCGCGAACCTCGCCGCACAGATCCGCGGGAGCAAGCTCGTTCACATTCCGGGCGCGGGGCACCTCTCGAACATCGAGAACCCGGACGCCTTCAACAACGCCGTGCGTGTGTTTCTGGGTGAGCGACCGGTGTGA
- a CDS encoding DUF7002 family protein: protein MPFNLARFAALRPALFHITRPANLESIRARRRLICAADLFTEAGEPHRVREPRGADTVPIRVAGRTVVVNDQRPLRAEWIDFEDGWDLPRLVAHLNGRVFFWPGAERGPNKYGQNHTASYERHGAVILRVNTQQLLATNPGAEPEFCRYNSGAPSPRRRPNPRGPHTFLAPAAFDWPVSRVAEVTFPGHVALPDDTRVRAGGTEQWVPLFG, encoded by the coding sequence ATGCCGTTCAACCTGGCGCGGTTCGCCGCTCTGCGACCCGCGCTGTTCCACATCACCCGCCCGGCGAACCTGGAGTCGATCCGGGCGCGCCGGCGGTTGATCTGCGCCGCGGACCTGTTCACCGAAGCGGGTGAGCCGCACCGGGTTCGCGAGCCACGCGGCGCGGACACCGTTCCGATTCGAGTCGCGGGCCGCACGGTTGTGGTAAACGATCAGCGCCCGCTCCGTGCGGAGTGGATCGATTTTGAGGACGGCTGGGATCTCCCGCGACTGGTGGCACATCTCAACGGCCGGGTGTTCTTCTGGCCCGGCGCGGAACGCGGACCCAACAAGTACGGTCAGAACCACACCGCCTCTTATGAGCGACACGGGGCTGTCATTCTCCGTGTGAACACGCAACAATTACTCGCCACGAATCCCGGTGCGGAGCCGGAGTTTTGTCGGTACAACTCTGGTGCGCCTAGCCCGCGCCGACGCCCGAACCCGCGCGGCCCGCACACATTCCTGGCGCCCGCCGCGTTCGATTGGCCCGTGTCGCGTGTCGCGGAAGTGACGTTCCCTGGTCACGTCGCCCTCCCCGATGACACACGGGTCCGCGCCGGCGGTACAGAGCAGTGGGTGCCACTATTCGGGTGA
- the pyrF gene encoding orotidine-5'-phosphate decarboxylase, with amino-acid sequence MPAFSDRLAEAVRQKGPLCVGIDPRWESLPKAIRESVRDEEADERAAIAFFEFGRKVLELVRPYSGVVKPQAAFFELLGPNGMEMLQQLLQEAKQQGFVTILDAKRGDIASTATAYADAAFSGCAIDGETFPVWNADSLTINPYLGRDAVEPFLTAAKTNERGTFVLVRTSNPGAGLFQDLVCDGKPVYRHVAEEVAKWNAATIGSCGLGDVGAVVGATHPRELVELRGVMPDVWFLVPGYGAQGGNAADVKAAYRADGLGAIVNSSRGITFPFHPDAPDWEAKIVAAAQKAQSELKP; translated from the coding sequence ATGCCTGCGTTCTCGGATCGCCTCGCCGAAGCCGTTCGTCAAAAGGGGCCGCTCTGTGTCGGCATCGACCCGCGCTGGGAATCACTCCCGAAGGCGATCCGCGAGAGCGTGCGCGACGAAGAGGCTGACGAGCGCGCGGCCATCGCCTTCTTCGAGTTCGGGCGCAAGGTGCTGGAACTGGTCCGCCCGTACTCGGGTGTTGTGAAGCCGCAAGCGGCGTTCTTTGAACTCCTCGGCCCGAACGGGATGGAGATGCTCCAACAGCTTCTCCAGGAAGCCAAGCAACAGGGTTTCGTCACCATCCTCGACGCGAAACGCGGTGACATCGCGTCCACCGCGACCGCTTACGCCGACGCCGCGTTCAGCGGGTGCGCCATCGACGGCGAAACGTTCCCCGTGTGGAACGCGGACTCACTCACGATCAACCCCTACCTCGGGCGCGACGCGGTGGAGCCGTTCCTCACTGCGGCCAAAACGAACGAACGCGGCACGTTCGTGCTCGTTCGCACGAGTAATCCTGGCGCGGGGTTGTTTCAGGATTTGGTGTGCGACGGGAAACCGGTGTACCGGCACGTGGCCGAAGAAGTGGCGAAGTGGAACGCGGCTACCATTGGTTCGTGTGGCCTGGGTGACGTGGGCGCGGTTGTGGGCGCCACGCACCCGAGGGAGTTGGTTGAACTTCGCGGGGTGATGCCGGACGTGTGGTTCCTGGTGCCCGGTTACGGCGCGCAGGGCGGGAACGCGGCCGACGTGAAAGCTGCCTACCGTGCGGACGGACTGGGAGCGATCGTGAACAGCTCGCGCGGAATCACGTTCCCGTTCCACCCCGACGCCCCGGATTGGGAAGCGAAGATCGTCGCCGCGGCGCAGAAGGCCCAGTCCGAATTGAAACCGTAA
- a CDS encoding type 1 glutamine amidotransferase domain-containing protein: MKTLILVDDGFEDLTLFLPWYRLREAGVGVRLACPLMHAVTGAHGYAVEPDFAIHEVNPAEYDLLLIPHGSAVERLRQREEAVDVTRTFIEDGKLVAAIGHGAQLLISAGTLDGRRVTCSPGIRDDVRAAGALYRDDAVVTDGNLLTCRGADDLPAFSQAMMKLLAAPQRIKVEG, from the coding sequence ATGAAAACGCTCATCCTGGTGGACGACGGTTTTGAAGACCTGACTTTGTTTCTGCCGTGGTACCGGCTCCGCGAGGCGGGGGTGGGCGTGCGGCTCGCGTGCCCGTTGATGCACGCGGTCACCGGGGCGCACGGCTACGCGGTGGAACCGGACTTCGCGATCCACGAAGTGAACCCGGCCGAGTACGACTTGCTGCTCATTCCCCACGGTTCGGCCGTCGAGCGGTTGCGCCAGCGCGAAGAGGCCGTGGACGTGACCCGCACGTTCATCGAGGACGGCAAACTGGTGGCCGCGATCGGTCATGGCGCGCAACTGCTCATCAGCGCGGGCACCCTCGACGGCCGCCGCGTCACGTGCTCGCCCGGCATCCGTGATGATGTGCGGGCCGCGGGCGCGCTCTACCGCGACGATGCCGTTGTGACCGACGGGAACTTGCTGACGTGCCGCGGCGCGGATGACTTGCCCGCGTTCTCGCAAGCGATGATGAAACTGCTCGCCGCACCACAGCGGATCAAGGTCGAAGGGTGA
- a CDS encoding ribonuclease R family protein, with protein sequence MSDLLSKILHAVTAKSYVPLKAKPLFKRLNLPEDEYPAFRKTVRELVRTGRLALARNNTLRAADIHGTVTGVYRRVTSGHGFVRPHTVDGTFKPEIFIREDKGLDAATGDEVMVRVTREATRLKDAAGEIVRVLERATRTFVGTYFERDRQALVRVDGNAFTHSIAVGDAGAKGAKPQDKVVIEMLRFPTQDSRGEGVVTEVLGAHGQPGVDTLSVIRAFGLPEVFPESALNEARQVASQFSETDLHGRDDFTSELVITIDPPDAKDYDDAVSVTIDPKTKHWVLTVHIADVAAFVKPGGALDTEARKRATSVYLPQKVIPMFPEVISNGLASLQEGKVRYVKTVRMEFTPNLQKGHVTFANGAIRNRKRFTYDEVQEQLDVMEGKKQKQPNPLTPFPKKEGGTEPNAADTKRSAPVLSPSPLRGGVGEGLQTEFPPDLPAMLRRMRDLALLLRKKRFRRGALELTMPEAVLEYDADGRVSGAHFAEHNLSHQIVEEFMLAANEAVAEHFTRYEVPFLRRVHPAPNEEKLEAFGQFADLLGYPIKRVQDRFELQRVLTETADKPERAAVHFALLRSLKQATYSPIQDEHYALASQHYCHFTSPIRRYPDLQVHRLLDKWIKTGSASANTEELVALGDHCSKLERRAETAERELVKLRLLTYLSSRIGEALDAVITGVADYGFFAQAERFPAEGLVHISSLVDDYYWFDESSHTLEGRRTKRRFRLGDRVRLVVARVDLQRRMLDLRLADTHPKAEDDRGDALPSYGRVPKSGRRRK encoded by the coding sequence ATGTCTGATCTGCTCTCAAAAATTCTGCACGCTGTCACCGCAAAGAGCTACGTCCCGCTCAAGGCCAAGCCGCTGTTCAAGCGACTGAACTTGCCCGAAGACGAGTATCCCGCGTTCCGCAAAACGGTGCGCGAACTCGTTCGCACGGGGCGGCTCGCGCTCGCACGAAACAACACGCTCCGCGCCGCGGACATCCACGGCACGGTCACCGGCGTGTACCGGCGCGTGACGTCCGGGCACGGATTCGTCCGGCCGCACACGGTCGACGGCACGTTCAAGCCGGAAATCTTTATCCGCGAGGACAAGGGACTCGACGCCGCGACCGGCGACGAAGTCATGGTCCGTGTGACGCGCGAGGCCACGCGCCTCAAGGACGCCGCGGGCGAAATCGTGCGCGTACTGGAGCGCGCGACTCGCACGTTCGTCGGTACCTACTTCGAGCGCGACCGACAGGCGCTCGTCCGCGTGGACGGCAACGCATTCACGCACAGCATTGCCGTCGGGGACGCGGGCGCAAAGGGCGCGAAGCCGCAAGACAAAGTCGTTATCGAAATGCTGCGGTTCCCCACGCAGGACAGCCGTGGCGAGGGCGTCGTCACGGAAGTGCTCGGCGCGCACGGTCAGCCCGGTGTGGACACGCTCTCGGTGATCCGCGCGTTCGGACTGCCGGAAGTGTTCCCCGAGTCCGCGCTGAACGAAGCGCGGCAGGTCGCGAGCCAGTTCTCCGAAACCGACCTCCACGGGCGCGACGACTTCACGAGCGAACTCGTCATCACCATCGACCCGCCCGACGCGAAGGACTATGACGACGCGGTCAGCGTCACCATCGACCCGAAGACGAAGCACTGGGTGCTGACCGTCCACATCGCGGACGTGGCCGCGTTCGTGAAACCGGGCGGCGCACTCGACACGGAAGCCCGCAAGCGCGCGACGAGCGTCTATTTGCCGCAGAAGGTCATTCCGATGTTCCCGGAAGTGATCTCGAACGGCCTCGCGTCACTGCAAGAGGGCAAAGTTCGCTACGTGAAGACCGTGCGGATGGAGTTCACCCCCAACTTGCAGAAGGGCCACGTCACCTTCGCCAACGGCGCGATCCGCAACCGCAAGCGCTTCACCTACGACGAGGTGCAGGAACAGTTGGACGTGATGGAGGGGAAGAAGCAAAAGCAACCTAACCCCCTAACCCCCTTCCCTAAGAAGGAAGGGGGAACAGAGCCAAACGCAGCAGACACGAAACGATCTGCGCCGGTTTTAAGCCCCTCTCCGCTTAGGGGAGGGGTTGGGGAGGGGTTGCAAACTGAGTTTCCCCCCGACCTCCCGGCAATGCTCCGGCGCATGCGCGACCTCGCGCTGTTGCTCCGCAAGAAGCGGTTCCGGCGCGGGGCGCTGGAACTGACGATGCCCGAAGCCGTGCTCGAATACGATGCCGACGGGCGCGTTAGCGGGGCACACTTCGCCGAACACAACCTGAGTCACCAGATCGTCGAAGAGTTCATGCTCGCGGCGAACGAGGCAGTGGCGGAGCACTTCACGCGGTACGAGGTGCCGTTCTTGCGCCGCGTTCACCCCGCGCCTAACGAAGAGAAGCTCGAAGCCTTCGGCCAGTTCGCGGACCTGCTCGGCTACCCCATCAAGCGGGTGCAGGACCGGTTCGAGCTTCAGCGCGTGCTCACTGAAACCGCCGACAAACCGGAACGGGCCGCGGTCCACTTCGCGCTGCTCCGGAGCTTGAAGCAGGCCACGTACTCGCCCATCCAGGACGAGCACTACGCGCTCGCGAGCCAGCACTACTGCCACTTCACTTCGCCGATTCGCCGGTACCCGGACCTGCAAGTTCACCGATTGCTGGACAAGTGGATCAAAACCGGCTCCGCGAGCGCGAACACCGAGGAACTGGTCGCACTCGGCGATCACTGTTCGAAGCTGGAGCGCCGGGCCGAAACCGCCGAACGCGAACTGGTGAAGTTGCGCCTCCTGACGTACCTGAGTTCGCGCATCGGCGAAGCGCTCGATGCGGTGATTACCGGCGTCGCGGACTACGGGTTCTTCGCACAGGCGGAGCGGTTCCCGGCGGAGGGATTGGTTCACATTTCGTCGCTGGTGGACGACTACTACTGGTTCGATGAGAGTTCGCACACACTCGAAGGCCGGCGCACGAAACGCCGGTTCCGCTTGGGGGATCGCGTGCGGCTGGTCGTCGCGCGCGTCGATTTGCAGCGGCGAATGCTCGATCTGCGTCTGGCCGACACCCACCCAAAAGCAGAAGATGACCGGGGCGACGCCCTCCCCAGCTACGGCCGCGTTCCGAAATCCGGGAGGCGCCGGAAGTAG
- a CDS encoding YidH family protein yields the protein MSARDVAGCSYAVRLHQKETLEMSDNDPRVFFAAERTLLAWVRTSLGLIGLGFVVARFGLFVKLIRPEMHHPTHGWSAVVGVALAALGGGITAAASWQHRRFCRTLAANELPPRYRTDLALWLGFAVTLAGAALAVVLAE from the coding sequence ATGAGTGCCCGCGACGTGGCCGGTTGCTCATACGCGGTTCGGCTCCACCAAAAGGAAACGCTCGAAATGTCGGACAACGACCCTCGCGTCTTCTTTGCCGCCGAGCGGACGTTGCTCGCGTGGGTGCGGACCTCGTTGGGGCTGATCGGGTTGGGGTTCGTGGTGGCGCGGTTCGGGCTATTCGTGAAACTGATCCGCCCGGAGATGCATCACCCGACACACGGATGGTCGGCGGTTGTTGGTGTGGCTCTGGCCGCGCTGGGTGGGGGAATTACGGCTGCCGCGTCGTGGCAGCACCGACGCTTCTGCCGCACGCTCGCTGCAAACGAGCTTCCCCCGCGGTACCGCACCGACCTGGCACTTTGGCTCGGGTTCGCTGTGACGCTTGCGGGGGCGGCGCTGGCCGTGGTGCTCGCGGAATGA
- the gnd gene encoding decarboxylating NADP(+)-dependent phosphogluconate dehydrogenase, which yields MAAPTADIGLVGLAVMGENLVLNMESRGYTVAVYNRSTDKVEKFVNGRGKGKKFVGAMSPQEFVASIKRPRKVVMLVKAGKAVDDTIATIAPFLEAGDILIDGGNTHFPDTTRRAKELEPKGILYVGSGVSGGEEGALKGPSIMPGGNVAAWPEIKPIFQAIAAKVKDANGAEAPCCDWVGPEGAGHFVKMVHNGIEYGDMQLICESYNLLKDMCGLAPAELSGVFGKWNKGVLDSYLIEITSEILAYTDPETKKPLVDFILDTAGQKGTGKWTIDAATDNGVALTLIAEAVFSRCISAQKDERVAASKVLAGPEVQKVSDRDQFIADVEMALYASKIVSYAQGYALMAAQAKANGWELNNGGIALMWRGGCIIRSAFLGKIKEAFDKNPKLVNLLVDPFFAGELGKAQSGWRRVVGAAAASGIPVPAISSALAYYDGYRTARLPANLLQAQRDYFGAHTYERLDKPRGQFFHTNWTGRGGDTASTTYNV from the coding sequence ATGGCCGCACCGACCGCCGACATCGGACTCGTTGGACTCGCCGTGATGGGCGAAAACCTCGTCCTCAACATGGAGTCGCGCGGGTACACCGTTGCGGTGTACAACCGCAGCACCGACAAGGTGGAGAAGTTCGTCAACGGGCGCGGGAAGGGGAAGAAGTTTGTCGGGGCCATGTCGCCCCAGGAGTTCGTCGCCAGCATCAAGCGCCCGCGCAAAGTGGTGATGCTCGTGAAGGCCGGTAAAGCCGTGGATGACACGATCGCGACGATCGCCCCGTTCCTCGAGGCCGGCGACATCCTCATCGACGGCGGCAACACGCACTTCCCGGACACCACCCGGCGCGCGAAAGAACTCGAACCGAAGGGCATCCTCTACGTCGGTTCCGGTGTCAGCGGGGGCGAAGAGGGGGCGCTCAAGGGGCCGAGCATCATGCCGGGCGGCAACGTCGCCGCGTGGCCCGAGATCAAGCCGATCTTCCAGGCCATCGCCGCGAAGGTGAAGGACGCGAACGGGGCCGAGGCACCGTGCTGCGACTGGGTCGGGCCGGAAGGGGCGGGACACTTCGTGAAGATGGTCCACAACGGCATCGAGTACGGCGACATGCAGCTCATCTGCGAGTCGTACAACCTACTCAAGGACATGTGCGGGCTGGCCCCGGCCGAGCTGAGTGGCGTGTTCGGCAAGTGGAACAAGGGCGTGCTCGACAGCTACCTCATCGAGATCACGAGCGAGATCCTCGCGTACACCGACCCGGAAACGAAGAAGCCGCTGGTCGACTTCATCCTGGACACGGCCGGGCAGAAGGGCACCGGCAAGTGGACCATCGACGCGGCCACCGATAACGGCGTGGCCCTCACGCTGATCGCCGAAGCCGTGTTCAGCCGGTGCATCTCGGCGCAGAAGGACGAGCGCGTGGCCGCGAGCAAGGTGCTGGCCGGCCCGGAGGTGCAGAAGGTGAGCGACCGCGACCAGTTTATCGCGGACGTGGAGATGGCACTCTACGCCTCGAAGATCGTGAGCTACGCCCAGGGATACGCGCTGATGGCGGCCCAAGCGAAGGCGAACGGGTGGGAACTGAACAACGGGGGCATCGCGCTCATGTGGCGCGGGGGCTGCATCATCCGCAGCGCGTTCCTCGGGAAGATCAAGGAAGCGTTCGACAAGAACCCGAAGCTCGTGAACCTGCTCGTGGACCCGTTTTTCGCGGGCGAACTGGGCAAGGCCCAGAGCGGTTGGCGGCGCGTGGTCGGCGCGGCCGCGGCGAGCGGCATCCCGGTGCCGGCGATCTCCAGCGCGCTGGCGTACTACGACGGGTACCGCACCGCCCGGCTCCCGGCCAACCTGCTCCAGGCCCAGCGCGACTACTTCGGCGCGCACACCTACGAGCGGCTCGACAAGCCCCGCGGTCAATTCTTCCACACCAACTGGACCGGGCGCGGCGGCGACACCGCTAGCACCACCTACAACGTGTGA
- a CDS encoding thiol-disulfide oxidoreductase DCC family protein, producing MSIAEAPAAPKTLEVDPAPGKGIVLYDGMCALCQRGVRMLKGLDWLNRLHFQDCRDKAQWPPSAVPLEMKRLLEEMHVVTPDRQRAPAGYRAFQWMAWRLPLTLPFAPLMYVPGVTWLGNKIYLWVARNRYDLVPCHDGACQLDLKKMAAQKGAESGDRK from the coding sequence ATGAGCATCGCCGAAGCGCCCGCCGCGCCGAAAACTCTCGAAGTCGACCCCGCGCCGGGCAAAGGCATTGTGCTCTACGACGGCATGTGCGCGTTGTGTCAGCGCGGGGTTCGCATGCTGAAGGGACTCGACTGGCTCAACCGATTGCACTTCCAGGATTGCCGCGACAAAGCCCAGTGGCCACCGTCCGCGGTGCCGCTCGAAATGAAGCGATTGCTCGAAGAAATGCACGTCGTGACACCCGATCGCCAGCGTGCCCCGGCTGGGTACCGGGCGTTTCAGTGGATGGCGTGGCGCCTGCCGCTCACACTCCCGTTCGCGCCGCTCATGTACGTTCCCGGCGTAACCTGGCTCGGGAACAAGATTTATCTGTGGGTCGCCCGGAACCGTTACGACTTGGTGCCGTGTCACGACGGCGCGTGCCAGCTCGATTTGAAGAAGATGGCGGCCCAAAAGGGAGCGGAATCGGGAGACAGAAAGTAA
- a CDS encoding 3'-5' exoribonuclease YhaM family protein: MSRRFVDQLRDGDNLEDVYLVTDKQLRANRNGNPYLLLELRDRTGGIQGRMWNAGDHVARGFDPGDFLFATGKVQMFQGALQVILTSVERVESQKVEFTDFLPQTEQSIPKLTERLRNYLLRLGNPHLRALAECFLMDDAFMRAFSTCPAGVKLHHAYVGGLLEHTLSMMDAADKVLPLYPVVDRDLVLMGIFLHDAGKTRELTFSRAFGYSDEGQLVGHIPIAVAMLAETATRVPDLTGEPFPRELMLRIQHMILSHHGELSYGSPKVPMTPEAMLLHLIDLMDTRMHMVLRDLKDDRNNPTAWTPYNHNLGRRIYKGGAHGDLYGEGGGGYD, encoded by the coding sequence ATGTCCCGCCGTTTTGTCGATCAGCTCCGCGACGGAGATAACCTCGAAGACGTCTATTTGGTCACGGACAAGCAACTCCGCGCGAACCGGAACGGCAATCCCTACCTCCTTTTGGAACTGCGGGACCGCACCGGGGGGATTCAGGGGCGGATGTGGAACGCGGGCGACCACGTCGCCCGGGGGTTCGATCCGGGCGATTTCCTGTTCGCCACCGGCAAGGTGCAGATGTTCCAGGGCGCTCTCCAGGTCATTCTCACTTCGGTGGAGCGAGTGGAATCGCAAAAGGTCGAGTTCACGGACTTCCTGCCGCAAACCGAGCAGAGCATCCCGAAGCTCACGGAGCGGCTCCGGAACTACCTGTTGCGGCTCGGCAACCCGCACCTGCGGGCGCTCGCCGAGTGCTTCCTGATGGACGACGCTTTCATGCGTGCGTTCTCCACCTGCCCGGCCGGGGTGAAATTGCACCACGCCTACGTGGGCGGGTTGCTCGAACACACGCTCTCCATGATGGACGCGGCCGACAAGGTGTTGCCGCTCTACCCCGTCGTGGACCGCGACCTCGTGCTGATGGGGATCTTCCTGCACGATGCCGGAAAGACCCGGGAACTGACGTTCTCCCGCGCCTTCGGGTATTCCGACGAGGGGCAACTGGTCGGCCACATCCCCATCGCGGTGGCGATGCTGGCGGAAACCGCGACGCGGGTGCCGGACCTGACCGGGGAACCGTTCCCGCGGGAACTGATGCTCCGCATCCAGCACATGATTTTGAGTCACCACGGGGAACTGTCCTACGGCAGCCCGAAGGTGCCGATGACCCCGGAAGCGATGCTGTTGCACTTGATCGATCTCATGGATACGCGAATGCACATGGTGCTGCGCGATCTGAAGGACGACCGCAACAACCCGACCGCGTGGACCCCGTACAACCACAACCTCGGCCGCCGCATTTACAAGGGCGGCGCCCACGGCGACCTCTACGGCGAGGGCGGCGGGGGTTACGATTAA
- a CDS encoding ATP-dependent Clp protease adaptor ClpS: MSIRPPSRRNDRLSFFALGGYLPPRRFKVVLHRTASKDLMFVTRAVMDITRFGSAEAEYRMWEAHHRGRSLVLVTHLERAELFVEQFAARGLPTSIEPA, encoded by the coding sequence ATGTCCATCCGCCCCCCATCCCGGCGGAACGACCGCCTGAGCTTCTTCGCTCTCGGCGGCTATTTGCCACCCCGCCGGTTCAAAGTTGTCCTGCACCGAACTGCTAGTAAAGATTTGATGTTCGTCACGCGCGCCGTGATGGACATTACGCGGTTCGGATCAGCCGAGGCCGAGTACCGGATGTGGGAAGCGCACCACCGCGGGCGCTCCCTGGTACTCGTCACACACCTGGAGCGCGCGGAGCTGTTCGTCGAGCAGTTCGCGGCCCGCGGGCTTCCCACGAGTATCGAACCGGCTTAG
- a CDS encoding OmpH family outer membrane protein, with protein MVRWSVLAGCATVVAGAAFVTGATVPTGPTSAKPEHTKSIVVIGQKNGYFNIAKVLREYKKAQIRAEQLNRQRAKLSEELNEMRSAHLQFRNDIQKSKDVAEKQQLAQKALDLSRQIEDTEREINKKLAARTATICTELHDELRAVVTDVAHENGLVAVHAYPDAVTQEEMNNPLIKELRLKPPALQPFYLDSSVDYSDEILRRLNEKFGVGNVE; from the coding sequence ATGGTGCGCTGGAGCGTTTTGGCGGGGTGTGCGACGGTCGTCGCGGGCGCCGCGTTCGTAACGGGTGCCACCGTTCCCACCGGGCCAACGAGCGCGAAACCCGAACACACGAAGTCCATTGTCGTGATCGGCCAGAAGAACGGTTACTTCAACATCGCCAAGGTGCTGCGCGAGTACAAGAAGGCACAGATCCGCGCCGAGCAACTCAACAGGCAGCGCGCGAAACTGTCCGAAGAACTGAACGAGATGCGGTCCGCGCACCTACAGTTTCGGAACGACATCCAGAAATCGAAGGACGTCGCCGAGAAGCAACAACTCGCCCAGAAAGCGCTGGACCTCTCCCGACAGATCGAGGACACGGAGCGCGAGATCAACAAGAAGCTAGCGGCACGAACTGCCACGATCTGCACGGAACTGCACGACGAATTGCGCGCAGTTGTTACGGACGTGGCACACGAAAACGGACTCGTCGCGGTACACGCCTACCCCGACGCGGTCACACAGGAAGAAATGAACAACCCACTCATCAAGGAATTGAGGCTCAAGCCGCCCGCGCTGCAACCGTTCTACCTCGATTCGTCGGTCGATTATTCTGACGAGATCCTTCGGCGCCTCAATGAAAAGTTCGGCGTCGGCAACGTCGAGTAA